The following coding sequences are from one Polyodon spathula isolate WHYD16114869_AA chromosome 7, ASM1765450v1, whole genome shotgun sequence window:
- the LOC121318064 gene encoding potassium voltage-gated channel subfamily A member 2-like, with protein MEIALVTFESRGSTAIVSAGNAGGGCASLLNPPQAPLAQYQLNDVYGKEMNSCNSLQQDSWKVNDMNNTCSSSENAMEALLRAHHSPHLLDENTLDMDGENSERVLINIAGLRFETQLGTLNQFPYTLLGDPHKRVKYFDPLRNEYFFDRNRPSFDGVLYFYQSGGKIRRPVNVSIDIFADEIRFYELGEEAMEKFREDEGFIKEEERPMPTKSNFQKQLWLIFEYPESSNPARGIAIVSVLVIVISIVTFCMETLPEFRDERELPLSVSGTNTTQAPPPSSTSDPFFIVETTCVIWFTFELTVRFFACPSKSVFSKNMMNIIDIMAIIPYFITLGTELAEQQENNGQQTLSLSFLTVIRLVRVFRIFKLSRHSKGLQILGQTLKASMRELGLLIFFLFIGVILFSSGVYFAEADEPGSFFSSIPDAFWWGVVTMTTIGYGDMRPITVGGKIVGSLCAIAGVLTIALPVPVIVSNFNYFYHRETDQEEHTSLKEEPDSGEENPCSDLKRSRSNASLNKSTAQLEISDGVNNGRSMGKANLKANSNMDLKSSVYALCLDTSRATDL; from the coding sequence aTGGAGATAGCGCTGGTAACTTTTGAAAGCCGTGGTTCTACTGCCATTGTGAGCGCAGGCAATGCAGGTGGAGGTTGCGCGAGCCTTCTGAATCCCCCCCAAGCACCTTTGGCACAATACCAGCTGAACGATGTCTACGGCAAAGAGATGAACTCTTGCAACAGCCTGCAACAGGACTCTTGGAAAGTGAACGACATGAATAATACTTGTAGCAGCAGTGAGAATGCCATGGAAGCTCTGCTGAGGGCGCATCACAGCCCTCATCTTTTAGATGAAAACACTTTGGATATGGACGGTGAGAACAGCGAACGGGTATTAATTAACATTGCTGGACTCAGGTTCGAGACTCAACTGGGAACCCTGAACCAGTTCCCATACACTTTGCTCGGCGACCCCCATAAAAGGGTAAAGTACTTTGACCCCCTCAGAAACGAGTACTTTTTCGACCGGAATCGGCCCAGTTTTGATGGAGTACTTTATTTTTATCaatcaggtgggaaaataaggagACCTGTGAACGTCTCCATAGATATATTTGCGGATGAGATCCGTTTTTACGAGTTGGGGGAAGAAGCAATGGAGAAGTTCAGGGAGGACGAGGGATTTATTAAGGAGGAAGAGAGACCAATGCCTACAAAAAGTAACTTCCAGAAACAGCTATGGCTCATCTTCGAGTACCCGGAGAGCTCCAATCCAGCACGGGGGATCGCCATTGTGTCTGTTCTGGTGATCGTCATATCCATTGTAACCTTTTGTATGGAAACGCTGCCAGAGTTTCGAGATGAAAGAGAGCTACCGCTGTCTGTCAGTGGAACTAATACTACTCAGGCTCCTCCACCGAGTAGCACATCAGACCCTTTCTTTATAGTTGAGACTACCTGTGTGATTTGGTTCACGTTTGAGCTTACTGTAAGATTTTTTGCCTGCCCCAGTAAATCTGTGTTTTCCAAAAACATGATGAACATAATAGATATTATGGCTATCATCCCCTATTTTATCACCCTGGGCACAGAACTAGCAGAGCAACAAGAAAACAACGGGCAACAGACGCTGTCACTGTCCTTCCTAACAGTAATTCGTCTGGTCAGAGTGTTTAGGATCTTTAAGCTATCAAGACACTCCAAAGGACTACAGATTCTGGGTCAGACACTGAAAGCCAGTATGAGGGAGCTTGGTCTTTTaatcttttttctgtttatcgGCGTCATTCTGTTCTCCAGCGGTGTTTACTTTGCAGAGGCAGATGAGCCAGGGTCCTTTTTCTCCAGCATCCCTGATGCGTTCTGGTGGGGTGTGGTAACCATGACGACCATAGGGTATGGAGATATGCGACCCATTACTGTCGGAGGGAAAATTGTAGGCTCCCTGTGTGCTATTGCCGGCGTGTTGACCATTGCATTGCCAGTACCTGTCATTGTGTCCAACTTCAATTACTTCTATCACAGAGAGACTGACCAGGAAGAGCACACCTCTCTTAAGGAAGAGCCAGATAGTGGCGAGGAAAACCCTTGCAGTGACTTGAAGAGGAGCCGCAGCAACGCCTCTCTTAACAAGTCTACAGCGCAACTGGAAATCAGTGATGGGGTCAACAATGGACGGTCAATGGGAAAAGCAAACCTCAAAGCAAATAGCAACATGGACCTTAAAAGTTCTGTTTATGCGCTTTGCTTAGACACAAGTAGAGCGACAGACCTCTAA